Proteins from a single region of Patulibacter sp. SYSU D01012:
- a CDS encoding ABC transporter ATP-binding protein: MELRVEGLVAGYGAADAPAVAGVDLTVPAGTVVAIVGPNGCGKSTLLRAIGRLHRPRAGRVLVGGDDVWGLRPRDAAHRIALLPQAPQPPEGVTALALVGYGRHPHQGLFRQWSPADEAAVAHALRVTGVTPFAGRRIDRLSGGQAQRAWVAMTVAQEAPVMLLDEPTSALDLGHQVEVLELLRSLGRAGRTVVMVLHDLASAARYADVLVAMRDGRIVATGPPREVVDAALVRRLYDVDAEVLQAADGSPVVVPRPGAQPAGSAGAGGRDAGAAGASPPVAAEAGAGGRIAAEAGPT, translated from the coding sequence ATGGAGCTGCGCGTGGAGGGGCTCGTCGCCGGCTACGGCGCGGCCGACGCGCCGGCGGTGGCGGGCGTCGACCTGACCGTGCCCGCGGGGACGGTCGTCGCGATCGTCGGCCCGAACGGGTGCGGCAAGTCGACGCTGCTGCGGGCGATCGGGCGGCTGCACCGCCCGCGGGCCGGGCGCGTGCTCGTCGGCGGCGACGACGTGTGGGGCCTGCGGCCGCGCGACGCCGCGCACCGCATCGCGCTGCTCCCCCAGGCGCCGCAGCCGCCCGAGGGCGTCACCGCGCTGGCGCTCGTCGGCTACGGCCGCCACCCCCACCAGGGCCTCTTCCGCCAGTGGTCGCCGGCGGACGAGGCGGCCGTCGCGCACGCGCTGCGCGTGACCGGCGTGACCCCCTTCGCCGGGCGGCGGATCGACCGGCTGTCCGGCGGCCAGGCGCAGCGCGCGTGGGTGGCGATGACCGTCGCGCAGGAGGCGCCGGTGATGCTGCTCGACGAGCCGACGAGCGCGCTGGACCTGGGCCACCAGGTCGAGGTGCTCGAGCTGCTGCGGTCGCTCGGCCGCGCGGGCCGCACCGTCGTGATGGTGCTGCACGACCTGGCGTCCGCGGCCCGCTACGCCGACGTGCTCGTGGCGATGCGGGACGGCCGGATCGTCGCGACCGGGCCGCCGCGCGAGGTCGTCGACGCCGCCCTGGTGCGGCGGCTGTACGACGTGGACGCCGAGGTGCTGCAGGCCGCCGACGGGTCGCCCGTGGTCGTGCCGCGGCCGGGCGCGCAGCCGGCGGGCTCGGCGGGGGCCGGCGGGCGGGACGCGGGCGCTGCGGGGGCCAGCCCGCCGGTCGCGGCCGAGGCGGGGGCCGGCGGGCGGATCGCGGCCGAGGCCGGGCCGACGTGA
- a CDS encoding iron ABC transporter permease has protein sequence MSVGLAPDAPPTEAAVRPAGTVLLRRGRASMLVGRRATVATGALALVTLACVVGALVVGSSSIGVSDAVSALLGVGDRRADLLVWELRMPRVVAGLAAGGALGVAGLLTQTLADNRLATPDVLGVNQGAIVAIMVAVLGTDLAMLGAWWAGPIGAAAAAALVFAIAGGIGRHGLRLLVVGIALTTAMSSVIDVVLARQDLGLAGAVYTWTVGDLANGSVRSALPALIALAALAPALLVTARTLRLLRLGDATAAGLGVAVGRLHVRILLLAVVLAGTGVAVAGPVAFVALAAPVLAAGAVGPGRVPVVGAALVGAALVVAADTVGRVVAGPVEVPVGVVTSLLGGPFLLWVLLRQNRTEEVR, from the coding sequence GTGAGCGTCGGGCTCGCCCCGGACGCGCCTCCGACCGAGGCGGCCGTCCGCCCGGCCGGCACCGTGCTGCTGCGGCGCGGGCGTGCGTCGATGCTGGTCGGCCGCCGCGCCACCGTGGCGACCGGGGCGCTGGCGCTCGTCACCCTCGCCTGCGTCGTCGGGGCGCTCGTCGTCGGCTCGTCGTCGATCGGCGTGTCCGACGCCGTCTCGGCCCTGCTCGGCGTCGGCGATCGGCGGGCCGACCTGCTCGTCTGGGAGCTGCGGATGCCGCGGGTGGTCGCCGGGCTGGCCGCGGGCGGGGCCCTCGGCGTGGCGGGCCTGCTGACCCAGACCCTGGCCGACAACCGGCTGGCCACCCCCGACGTCCTCGGCGTCAACCAGGGCGCCATCGTCGCGATCATGGTCGCCGTCCTGGGGACCGACCTGGCGATGCTCGGCGCGTGGTGGGCGGGGCCGATCGGGGCCGCCGCGGCCGCCGCGCTCGTCTTCGCGATCGCCGGCGGCATCGGACGGCACGGCCTGCGGCTGCTCGTCGTCGGCATCGCGCTGACCACGGCGATGAGCTCGGTGATCGACGTCGTCCTGGCGCGGCAGGACCTCGGGCTGGCGGGCGCGGTCTACACGTGGACCGTCGGCGACCTGGCGAACGGGAGCGTCCGCAGCGCGCTGCCCGCCCTGATCGCGCTCGCCGCCCTCGCCCCGGCGCTGCTCGTCACCGCCCGGACGCTGCGCCTGCTGCGCCTGGGCGACGCGACCGCCGCAGGCCTGGGGGTCGCCGTCGGCCGGCTGCACGTGCGGATCCTGCTGCTGGCGGTCGTGCTGGCCGGGACGGGGGTCGCGGTCGCCGGCCCCGTCGCGTTCGTCGCGCTCGCCGCGCCGGTGCTGGCGGCCGGCGCGGTCGGCCCGGGCCGCGTGCCCGTGGTCGGCGCGGCGCTCGTCGGCGCGGCGCTCGTCGTCGCCGCCGACACGGTCGGCCGCGTCGTCGCGGGGCCGGTCGAGGTGCCCGTCGGGGTCGTCACGAGCCTGCTCGGCGGCCCGTTCCTGCTGTGGGTGCTGCTGCGCCAGAACCGGACGGAGGAGGTGCGCTGA
- a CDS encoding iron ABC transporter permease: MRAERESPRIRRSVPPSPAPAIALRDAAPALPARPGLGRRARLAVAGACGLLAVLAVLSMLVGAGYVSAGDVLRYVAGDAGLQADPKRHELLRLTVVDLRLPRTVAALVVGAGLGVAGALLQAVTRNPLADTGLLGVNAGAGLGVVVGITWFGASAGLGQTAWAFGGALCASVVVLLVTRAGGGLSPLSLVLAGAALSATLGGAMTLLLVSHQRTYDEYRRWILGSLSGVETSTVLQALPVVAVGLALAVAVARPLEALGIGEDGARALGRDPDAIRRVVVLAVALLSGAAIAVAGPITFLGLLAAFLARAVAGPRGRAGLLVAAVAGALVLLGADLLARVVVRPYEAPVGVLVALVGAPVLVAIARTKGLLTLGGPGARR; encoded by the coding sequence ATGCGCGCCGAGCGCGAGTCCCCCCGCATCCGCCGCTCCGTCCCCCCATCCCCGGCCCCCGCGATCGCCCTGCGCGACGCCGCTCCGGCGCTGCCCGCGCGGCCCGGGCTGGGCCGCCGCGCCCGCCTGGCCGTGGCGGGCGCGTGCGGCCTGCTGGCCGTCCTCGCGGTGCTCTCGATGCTCGTCGGCGCGGGCTACGTGTCGGCCGGCGACGTCCTGCGCTACGTCGCCGGCGACGCGGGGCTGCAGGCCGACCCCAAGCGGCACGAGCTGCTGCGGCTGACCGTCGTCGACCTGCGCCTGCCGCGCACGGTCGCGGCGCTCGTGGTCGGCGCCGGCCTGGGCGTCGCGGGCGCGCTGCTGCAGGCCGTCACGCGCAACCCGCTCGCCGACACGGGCCTGCTCGGCGTCAACGCCGGCGCGGGCCTGGGGGTGGTGGTCGGCATCACGTGGTTCGGCGCGAGCGCGGGGCTCGGCCAGACGGCCTGGGCGTTCGGTGGCGCGCTGTGCGCGAGCGTCGTGGTGCTGCTCGTCACGCGGGCCGGCGGCGGGCTCTCGCCGCTCAGCCTGGTGCTCGCGGGCGCGGCGCTGTCGGCCACGCTCGGCGGGGCGATGACGCTGCTGCTCGTCAGCCACCAGCGCACGTACGACGAGTACCGCCGCTGGATCCTGGGCTCGCTGTCGGGCGTCGAGACGTCGACCGTGCTGCAGGCGCTGCCCGTCGTCGCCGTCGGTCTGGCGCTCGCCGTCGCGGTCGCCCGCCCGCTCGAGGCGCTGGGGATCGGCGAGGACGGCGCGCGGGCGCTCGGCCGCGATCCCGACGCCATCCGCCGCGTCGTCGTCCTGGCCGTCGCGCTGCTGAGCGGCGCGGCGATCGCGGTGGCGGGACCGATCACGTTCCTGGGCCTGCTCGCCGCGTTCCTCGCCCGGGCCGTCGCCGGGCCGCGGGGCCGCGCCGGCCTGCTCGTCGCCGCCGTCGCCGGCGCGCTGGTGCTGCTCGGCGCCGACCTGCTCGCCCGGGTCGTGGTGCGGCCGTACGAGGCACCGGTCGGCGTGCTCGTGGCGCTCGTCGGCGCGCCCGTCCTCGTCGCGATCGCCCGCACGAAGGGCCTGCTCACCCTCGGCGGCCCGGGGGCGCGGCGGTGA